Proteins found in one Bremerella volcania genomic segment:
- a CDS encoding arylsulfatase → MRFPLFLSIVICFCLVMFSDACAAEAKRPNIVLIMCDDMGFSDIGCYGGEVDTPNLDKLATGGMRFRTFYNNAKCEHTRASLLTGRWWHHVGASASVVYKAPTFGERLREAGYRTLMVGKWHAGQTPYQRGFDRYYGLTDGCCNFWNPGHARPGEPEPAKKRVRRWAIDAEEFLPFTPDSKDFYTTDAFTDHAVEYLETYKEEEQPFLLYVAYTAPHYPLHASEEDIAKYRGKYGEIGWDKLREERFARQNKLGVLPKNVRLSPRDPVLPAWDEIAEQERDGWDLRMATYAAMIDRMDRNIGRILQKLEAIGKADNTVIFFLSDNGACDESSDRSTVKGSMPWEVTSYLTQGRNWANASNTPYRKYKTTDYEGGTRTPMIAWWPNEIKAGTITDQPGHLIDFMPTMLELAGAKITDELPGHSLVETLSGSANERAWPIYWQFGKAQAIRDHDWKLVKLGKGDWELYDLSQDPTELNDLAKEHPEKVEELDAKWQAWWKDRGK, encoded by the coding sequence ATGCGTTTTCCTCTTTTTCTGAGCATCGTCATATGCTTTTGCCTGGTCATGTTTTCGGATGCGTGTGCGGCTGAAGCGAAGCGGCCGAATATTGTCCTGATCATGTGCGACGATATGGGATTTTCGGACATTGGCTGCTACGGCGGTGAAGTCGACACCCCGAATCTTGACAAGCTGGCGACCGGCGGAATGCGGTTTCGTACTTTCTATAATAATGCTAAGTGCGAGCACACACGAGCGTCCCTGTTGACCGGACGTTGGTGGCATCACGTAGGGGCTTCAGCAAGTGTGGTGTATAAGGCTCCGACGTTCGGCGAGCGATTGCGTGAGGCAGGCTACCGTACGTTGATGGTTGGTAAGTGGCACGCAGGTCAAACGCCGTATCAGCGCGGCTTCGACCGGTACTATGGCCTGACCGACGGTTGCTGCAATTTCTGGAACCCTGGCCACGCCCGACCAGGCGAGCCTGAGCCGGCTAAGAAGCGTGTTCGCCGCTGGGCAATTGATGCGGAGGAGTTTCTTCCTTTCACGCCTGACTCGAAAGATTTCTACACCACCGATGCATTCACCGACCATGCCGTAGAGTATTTGGAAACGTACAAGGAGGAAGAGCAGCCGTTCCTGCTTTACGTCGCCTACACGGCACCTCATTATCCGTTGCATGCGAGTGAGGAAGATATCGCCAAGTATCGTGGAAAGTATGGTGAGATCGGGTGGGACAAGCTGCGTGAGGAGCGTTTCGCTCGACAAAATAAGTTAGGCGTGCTGCCTAAAAACGTCCGCTTGTCACCGCGTGATCCCGTCTTGCCGGCATGGGATGAGATTGCCGAGCAGGAACGCGACGGGTGGGATTTGCGCATGGCGACCTATGCCGCGATGATCGATCGTATGGACCGCAACATTGGTCGCATTCTGCAGAAGTTGGAAGCGATTGGCAAAGCGGACAACACGGTGATCTTCTTCCTTTCAGACAATGGTGCCTGTGACGAGTCGTCCGATCGATCGACCGTGAAAGGATCGATGCCATGGGAAGTGACCAGCTATCTAACCCAGGGACGCAACTGGGCGAATGCGTCCAACACGCCGTATCGCAAATACAAAACGACCGATTATGAAGGGGGCACACGCACGCCGATGATTGCCTGGTGGCCAAACGAAATCAAAGCCGGCACGATCACCGATCAGCCAGGGCACCTGATCGACTTCATGCCCACGATGCTCGAACTGGCCGGCGCGAAGATCACTGACGAATTACCAGGGCATTCGCTGGTCGAAACGCTTAGCGGTTCGGCAAACGAACGTGCCTGGCCCATCTACTGGCAGTTCGGCAAAGCCCAGGCGATCCGTGATCACGACTGGAAACTGGTAAAGCTCGGCAAAGGGGACTGGGAACTTTACGATCTGAGTCAAGATCCCACCGAACTCAACGATCTTGCCAAAGAGCATCCCGAAAAAGTTGAGGAGCTTGATGCCAAGTGGCAAGCTTGGTGGAAGGACAGAGGGAAGTAG